A region from the Phycisphaerales bacterium genome encodes:
- a CDS encoding sigma-70 family RNA polymerase sigma factor has translation MDSSSPATAQKQWVCDALERYEGPLLRYTVRLLNGDLEAARDVVQDAFVRLIQQERSSVQGHLAPWLYRVCRNRALDRIRKEQRMQTSLPDAPDRNGRLGHASDDGAREEPGEQAQQPEARSRLLVMVADLPERQREVLRLKFQGDLSYREIAEIMDLTVSHVGVLIHTGIQTLRQRMTGSTDPKRSASIPNA, from the coding sequence ATGGACTCTTCCAGTCCGGCGACGGCTCAGAAGCAGTGGGTGTGCGACGCACTGGAGCGGTATGAAGGTCCGCTGCTGCGCTACACCGTGCGGCTGCTCAACGGCGACCTCGAAGCCGCCCGCGACGTCGTGCAGGACGCCTTCGTCCGGCTCATCCAGCAGGAGCGATCGTCGGTACAGGGGCATCTGGCGCCGTGGCTCTACCGGGTGTGCCGCAACCGGGCGCTGGATCGGATACGCAAGGAGCAACGCATGCAGACCTCACTGCCTGACGCACCAGATCGCAACGGCCGGCTCGGACATGCCTCGGATGACGGCGCCCGCGAAGAGCCCGGCGAGCAGGCGCAGCAGCCCGAGGCGCGATCGCGTCTGCTGGTGATGGTGGCCGACCTGCCCGAGCGGCAGCGCGAGGTGCTGCGTCTGAAGTTCCAGGGCGACCTGAGTTACCGCGAGATCGCCGAGATCATGGACCTCACGGTGAGCCACGTCGGAGTGCTCATTCACACCGGCATCCAAACGCTTCGGCAGCGGATGACGGGCTCGACGGACCCCAAGCGCAGCGCCTCTATCCCTAATGCCTAG